One Glycine max cultivar Williams 82 chromosome 3, Glycine_max_v4.0, whole genome shotgun sequence DNA window includes the following coding sequences:
- the LOC102663458 gene encoding antifungal protein ginkbilobin-like protein → MGINPTKCVTIAIGLLCLCCVADSVPNTSIINVLCNNGVYTSGELEEETPAQRNYDYHNISPYPNAYAYGHATCNLNLTSSDCKTCLGAAQTAFFSTCQTPRIGARSVLYDCTIKYEQYPFDD, encoded by the coding sequence ATGGGCATTAATCCAACAAAATGCGTAACAATTGCAATTGGTTTGTTGTGCCTGTGTTGTGTTGCTGACAGTGTTCCCAACACCAGCATCATCAACGTTCTCTGCAACAATGGGGTGTACACTTCAGGGGAGTTAGAGGAAGAAACACCAGCACAGAGGAATTATGACTACCACAACATTTCACCCTATCCTAATGCCTATGCCTATGGACATGCTACTTGTAACCTTAATCTGACATCCTCTGATTGCAAAACATGTCTTGGTGCTGCTCAAACGGCCTTCTTTAGCACATGCCAGACACCACGGATCGGGGCTCGTTCTGTGCTCTATGATTGTACAATCAAGTACGAGCAATACCCATTTGACGATTAG
- the ALMT6 gene encoding aluminum-activated malate transporter 14 encodes MESTHVIAITNGEENMIRSSKENKTFQFQLPPIISHLGKNEVHCVSITSSNPRHKQVQSGGHDTRKIIHCIKVGISLVLVSLLYLLNPLFKQVGENAMWAIMTVVVMFEFSAGATLGKGFNRGLGTIIGGGLGCLAAVFAQSIGIGRVGNSIIIGASVFIFGSVATYLRLVPSIKKRYDYGVMIFMLTFNLVVVSGVRGDVKVWELARERLLNILMGFIVCVCVTLFVFPLWASDELHDSTVSTFLDLANTIQGCFGECTKIVSGKENQPRASFNVCKSVLNSKSKDESLANFAKWEPWHGKFGFSYPWGRYLKIGEVLRELAAFILAAGHCLEASKEPMASLRQSQWVHLETCEAVETKVVYILRELGESMKQMRKCDAKDNIWDQLKNAREDLSLIISTSKMVELEDCQVLAIASFVFLLMEVVGKVEELVKEVEELGDIAGFRTTTTSLSS; translated from the exons ATGGAATCCACACACGTAATAGCCATTACAAATGGAGAAGAGAATATGATTCGTTCATCAAAAGAGAATAAAACATTCCAATTTCAACTTCCACCCATTATTTCCCATCTTGGGAAAAATGAAGTCCACTGTGTCTCCATTACTTCTTCCAATCCCAGACACAAGCAGGTGCAAAGTGGTGGCCATGACACGAGGAAGATAATCCACTGCATCAAAGTGGGAATCTCCTTGGTTTTGGTTTCACTCCTATACCTCTTGAACCCTCTCTTTAAGCAAGTTGGAGAAAATGCAATGTGGGCTATCATGACAGTTGTAGTCATGTTTGAATTCTCTGCAG GAGCCACACTAGGAAAGGGCTTCAATCGTGGACTAGGAACTATTATAGGAGGAGGACTAGGTTGCTTGGCAGCAGTTTTTGCCCAAAGCATTGGAATTGGCAGGGTTGGCAACTCAATTATAATCGGTGCTTCAGTATTTATATTTG GATCAGTAGCTACATATCTTCGACTGGTTCCAAGCATAAAGAAAAGATACGATTATGGGGTAATGATATTCATGCTGACTTTCAATCTAGTTGTGGTTTCTGGCGTACGTGGGGATGTGAAAGTGTGGGAATTAGCCAGGGAGCGTCTCTTGAATATACTAATGGGCTTCATTGTGTGCGTTTGTGTGACTTTGTTCGTCTTCCCTTTGTGGGCCAGCGATGAACTTCACGATTCCACAGTCTCAACATTCCTGGACCTTGCCAATACAATTCAAG GTTGTTTTGGGGAATGTACCAAAATCGTTAGTGGAAAGGAAAACCAACCCCGTGCTAGCTTCAACGTTTGCAAGTCAGTGTTGAACTCCAAGTCAAAGGATGAATCATTG GCAAATTTCGCAAAATGGGAACCCTGGCATGGAAAATTCGGATTTTCCTACCCTTGGGGAAGGTACTTAAAGATTGGTGAAGTTCTTCGAGAACTGGCTGCATTTATTCTTGCAGCAGGACACTGCCTTGAAGCATCAAAAGAG CCCATGGCATCTTTGAGGCAGTCACAATGGGTCCATTTAGAAACATGCGAAGCAGTTGAGACGAAGGTTGTGTATATTCTACGAGAACTTGGTGAAAGCATGAAGCAAATGAGGAAATGTGATGCAAAGGACAACATTTGGGACCAGTTGAAAAATGCCAGAGAAGATTTAAGCTTGATAATTTCCACATCCAAAATGGTGGAGCTTGAGGATTGCCAAGTGCTAGCAATTGCTAGCTTCGTGTTCTTGCTCATGGAAGTGGTAGGGAAGGTTGAGGAATTGGTCAAAGAGGTGGAGGAGCTAGGAGACATTGCTGGTTTTCGCACCACCACAACTTCATTGTCTTCGTAG